The region AATGCACTGGTAATCTCTGCGGGCACCACCAGGGCAGGGGTTTACTTACCAATTGCGCTAGTAATAGTGACGTTCTTATGTGAAAGCCCCTCTGCCTTCTCTACAGATACTACGCCGCAGTTGAAGCAAAGAAGGAGCGTTCCTCCAGGTACTCGCAGACATTTGGGGCCAAACACCCACATGGAGGAGGCGCCGGACATGTAAGAGACCATAAGGATGGGGAAGAGGTTGGTCAGGGAGGAGGAAGGGTTAATGGTCCGGTGTCCCCCCACAGGATAAGGGCACCTGGCTGTCACTCATCCAGTCCCTGCGGCAGAGGGACGCTCTGCCCGTCGTGGTGTTCACATTCTCCCGTACCCGGTGTGAGCAGAACGCCGGAGCGCTGACCACCGTGGACTTGTGTACGGCGCCTGAGCGGAGTGAAATCCAGACGTACTACAACAAATGCCTGAGCCGGCTGCGTGGGGGCGACCGCCAGCTCCCCCAGGTATGTACATGGTCTCCTGGCACACACACGGCCCCGGGGGGTATCaaggtactacaactcccagcatgtctgcTGCGGTTAAATAACTATGTCATGATTGCAGGTGCTGCATATGCTGGACCTCTTGAAGAGGGGGATCGGGAtccatcacagcgggatcctgcccATCCTGAAGGAAGTGGTGGAGATGTTATTCAGCCGCGGACTCGTCAAGGTCAGTATTGaacctcgctcctctgttattcctcctgcaaATGTCCGAATAAGTTGACTGCTGGGGGTCACCGTTAACCCTTTTCACCAGGGTGTCGCTACAGGTTCTGCGGCACTTATTGTTCTGTATCAGACGATGGGGACACACGACCTTAAAGGGGAACGGTGACACTAATTTATGGTAAATTTCTAGAAGGAACACCAGAGGAGTGGCCAAGGTTAACGCCTTCTCTTTGTGCTCCTCAGATCCTGTTTGCCACAGAGACATttgctatgggggtgaacatgccgGCCCGCACCGTGGTGTTTGACTCCATCCGAAAGCACGATGGATCCAACTTCAGAGACCTGACTCCGGGTACGTCACGTCCAGGCACGGTGCGATCCGCCAGATTCAGGAGCCGCGGGCTCTGATCACCGGGCGACTTTCATGGCGGTGCAGTAATGGCCAATGCTTCCTCACACAGGAGAGTATATACAAATGGCCGGGCGCGCCGGACGGCGAGGGCTGGACAACACCGGAATGGTGATCATACTGTGCAAATCCGACGTGCCCGAGATGAGCGACCTGCACAAGATGATGATGGTGAGGATGGCGGTCGGGACAACTAGGTAGATGATGGGGACAAGTGCAAGCAAGATTATTGCAAATTCGGATTATTAGCGGCATTTTTGCAATAAACTAATCAGGAACAATGTAAATCGCTCAATAACTAATATAACGAGATTCCTACAGATACTTTAAAAAATGCTGTTATTACTGACTCTGAACTATTCACCCCACTAGTGTCAGTACTTAGTAAAGCCCCTctagctgttataacctgctgcagacGTGATGCATCGACCGACCTCGACCTCTGAGGAATCTTACTTATTCCTCAATGTTCTCGGGATTGTACGCTGTAGCCGCCATCTTCAAATCACTTTCAGATTTACCTATAAATATAcaggggagagacctgtcaatcgagGAGAGGAGGGCCGCCGGGTGACGGCCTCGGACTAGTCAGCCATGGCAGCCTCACAAAGTATGTTTTGTCATAAATCTCGCTGTGTTTCAGACACAAGACTGCAATAATGCAGCAGTCTATGATACTTGCTGGATAGATGGGTAGTGTTGAATAGTAATCGGGTTGAGGAGGGGGATGCGGCTGCAGCTTCTCTGAAATTACACGCTGTGAGAGAGGAGGCCTGTGATTTATGGGAATGTAATGGCCTAGGACATTATATTacaatgtcacgctgcttcagtgccACTAATGATAGTGTACGTGGGCGGCTATAGGTGACCGCGAGCACCACACGGCACATACCCCCCACACTCGCGATCATTAGTCACGTTTTTTTCACAGTAACATGATTTCATGCTGTGCCGGAGCCCTGTGGAGGAGCAGAAACAAGAAACCCGCAGGTCACACAGAATTTTTTTTGACCGCACCGTTtccactggagagatggagattatTGATCACGATGGGGGCTTCTTTATATCACCGTCTTACCCTACTAAACTCCTTGCCCCCCTCCTGACCAGGGGAAGCCCACCCAGCTGCACTCCCAGTTCCGTCTCACATACTCCATGATCCTGAATCTCCTCCGTGTCGAGGCTTTGAGAGTGGAGGACATGATGAAGAGGAGTTTTGCTGAAGCCCACACCCAAAAAGATAGCAAGGTGAGTGCTTACAACACAGGGTTAAAAATTCAGAACCGTTTTTTGGGATTTTCTTGCTGAGCAGAAGAGGAGACCACACAGCTCCAGAACCAGATTGCGGACTATCGCGTTGTCTACTCACCCCTCGTCTCCACCTGTGACACTTCAGGtgctgtgaaactacaactccgaGCATGCTCTCTACCAGAGTATGCTGTTAGAGACCCCTGAGCTATGTGTTAATAAGTTTTTATTTCACAGGCCCATGAACAACGCATTAAGGTCCTGACCAAGACTCTGGGTGACATGGGGGACGTCGAGTGCTCCGGGGACCTGGCAGATCTTTATGACTATTTTGTGACGGTGCAGGAACTCGTCTACACAAGGGAGATGCTGCAGGTAGCACTCTaagtcctccatctttgcttatggaTTACTGATTGTCCCTATGCTCTGGtggacatatttaaccccttcttgTTCCATAAGGTATAGACCCGTTATGTAGCGGGATCATCTGGCACGGTGCGACTTTCTCGCATTACACCTGTACCGCCAGTACCATCGCACCGTTCCTGATGGAGAGGGCACCTTTAAAAATTGATAACTTGAAAAGTTACGTTTTCCAAACCTGTGTCGATATCTAGAAAAAAGTGGTCGAATCCATCAACGGCATGAAGTGTCTAAGCGTGGGACGCATCGTCATCATCCGTACAGACTATCACCCCTGGGTGCCCGGAGTCATCCTGCAGGTAGGATTTCACCCAGAACTCGCCATACCCGGGGTGACCGGCGTACTCTACAGCACACGACCATCGTCTCTTACCCTTTAGGTGTCATCAGATGCCACCAATAAGATCTACACTACACTGGTGCTGTGTGAGAAGAAACACGATGGTACGATGGCCTCTACTCCACGAGCAGAGAAGGATAACAAGATGGCGCCATGTCCTGATGACCTGTTAATGACCAAAGTGTTCCGCCCCGAGGGTAAGAAGAGGCCAAACAAAAAAGCCTTTATCTCGCTGGCAGGACATAACGTGTGACCTTCCTAGTAATATCTGGTCAAAAGGGAGAATGCATTAAAAAATGGTCTTCTAGTGGGGTGGTCTTCTCAGAGAAGATAGCCAGTGGTGCTAGCGTTGTCCAGCCTGCATGAGTGACAGAATCCAGGCCCAACTGTATAGTCTGATGGACTGTGACCTACCTTAAATAAGTTCTGATTTTGTTTCTGCCCAGGCCTAGCTTGTTAGATTTTtttcctcaccatctctctgtgcaGATCCTTGCATAGCATTTAAAGGATATTATCCCAGCATCCCCTAGACCCTTCTAATCCGACTGGCTTATTGTCAAGTCTGACCATGCTCAACAGCTACAGGCTGGCAGATTGTGACTGTAGTCCGCACTCTCGTATTAAATTCTGATTTTGGTCCTGCCCTGGCCTAACTTGTTAGATTTTCTTCCTCGCCCGCTCTTCCACTCAGCTGCTACCCTGCAGAACCAACCTAAGGTCACCTGCAGCGATGTGCAGATCCTTGCATAAGAGTTAGAGTATTATCCCAGCAACCCCTAGACCCCGCTCATccgagtgagtattgtcaaggtcTGGCAGACTCTGTCCTACCTTTAATAAGTTCTGATTTTGTCCCTGCCCCAGCCTAGCGTGTTAGCTTTTCTTACTCGCCCGCTCTACCAGTCAGCTACTACTCTGCAGAACCAACCGAAGGTCCCCTGCAGCAATGTGCAGATCCTTCCATAGGAGTTAAAGGGTAATATCCCGGGAGCAAGTAGACCCTGCTAATCCGAGCGAGGGCCTACTGTCAAGTCTGACCATGGACAAGAGCTATGGGCTGGCAGATTGTGACTGTAGTCCGCACTCTCATATTATGTGAGCATTCATTGGTTTGCCCCTCCTGATTTAGGGCCATGTGACTACAAGCTCTTGAAGCTCCGCTCCTCCGAAATTCTCATGATAACTGTGAAGACATTAAGGGTCCATGCCGATAAAGTTCTGGACAATGTCGCTAGGAGCCAGACCCCACGCTTCAGGTACTTCACCTATAACATCGTGATTCTGTTCGTCCACTCTGAGGCCATTTATTGACCTACATGAATTTCTCTCCCAATCACAGAAATGaccctccgggccccgcagtatcCGGTGTGACCCAGGAGCTGGCACGGCTGGCGGACCTGCCACCTGGATCGCTGTCAGCGCTGTGCCCTGTGAATGATCTACAGCTGAAGGAGCTGGAGGTGGTGGAGGCCGTCAGCAGGGTCAAGAGACTGGAAGGAGTCTTGAGGGGATTCAGCTCCCCGAACAGTCCCCGTTTTACCTCCCAGGTGACATCATCGCTGACTTCTGCACGCACGTGTTCTGACCTTGTTCCTTTTCTCGTTCTCATGACTCCGTCCTTTTTATCCTTTTAGTATCTCCGTCTAGAGCAGAGATCACAGGTCATGGATGAGCTGGATCGTCTCCGCTTCCTGACGTCTGAGCAGTCATTGAGTCTGTTGCCCGAGTACCAGCAAAGAATCGATGTAAGTCAGTGGAGACGAATGTTTAGGGATCTGCTGGGATTGACCTGGGTCTTCTGCCAGAACTTGCTGCTTGTTCTCATCGCTGTCATCTTGTGATGTCAGGTCCTGCGCACCCTGAAGTACATAGATGATGGTGGCGCTGTGCAGCTGAAGGGCCGTGTGGCTTGTGAGGTTTGCAGTCATGAACTGTTGGTTACGGAGCTGGTGCTGGATGGAGCTCTGTCGCCCCTTAACCCCGAGGAGATCGCTGCCATGCTGTCCTGCCTCGTCTTCCAGCATAAAACACAGTGTGAACCAAAACTTACAGACACGTTGAAGGAAGTAAGAAAGCAACTGATGTATGCAATATTACtactatacctactataatactactgtaatactgccacatttatataagaatataactactataatactgctcctatgtacaagaatataactactataatactgcccctatgtacaagaatataactactataatactgtcccctatgtacaagaatataactactataatactgcctcctatgtacaagaatataactactataatactgctcctatgtacaagactatagctactataatactgctcctatgtacaagactataactactataatactgctcctatgtacaagaatataactgctataatactgcccctatgtacatgaatataactactataatactgctcctatgtacaagaatataactactataatactgtccctatgtgcaagaatataactactataatactgctatgtacaagaatataactactataatactgcccctatgcacaagaatataactactataatactgccccctatgtgcaagaatataactactataatactgccccctatgtacaagaatataactactataatactgccccctatgtacaagaatataactactataatactgccccctatgtgcaagaatataactactataatactgctatgtacaagaatataactactataatactgcccctatgcacaagaatataactattataatactgctcctatgtacaagaatataactactataatactgatcctatgtacaagaatataactactataatactgctcctatgtacaagaatataactactataatacttcccctatgtacaagaatataactactataatactgcccccatgtacaagaatataactactataatactgccctatgtacaagaatataactactagaatactgctcactCTCTACAAGAATAATGTACCTGGGAAACCGCACACATGGGACATATAGCCCCTTTCTGCTCTTTCCCACAGGGTGTGAAGAAGGTGCGGGAGTTGGCGGAACGTTTGGCGTTGATTCAGCGGGAGTGCGGTCTGAAGGATTCGGTGGAAGATTTTGTTGCACAGTACAAGTTTGGTCTGACGGAGGTGGTTTATGAATGGGCTCGTGGCATGGTAATGAGGGACTCTTCAGCAGACGTGCAGCATCATAAAGGGTTTAATATTGAGCGATCATTGTATAATGAACTTGTGTGCAGGCTTCTTACTATATTTTAATTCCACACCATtataaagatctctgcttgctgtcagtgaacagGAACTTTCTTGTACTGAACTTAATATCTTACTTGTATTTCCTTTCCAGCCCTTCTCCGAGATTATGACACTCACAGACATCCAGGAGGGCCTCATTGTGCGGTGTGTGCAGCGTCTGGATGAAGCTTGCCGGGACGTGCGCTCCGCTGCTCGTCTGGTCGGAGATGCCACGCTCTGCGCCAAAATGGAAGCCGCTTCACAGCTTATCAAGAGGGATATAGTCTTTGCTGCCAGCCTGTACACACAGTGATCAGACACCATGAGGTCAGTATTAAATCTATTCTCTTGGAGAGGTAGAggtgtccttaaaggggttgttcactcttTCTAACATTGCTCTCTTTTAATTTTTTCTAATCCGATGCTTCCAAAATTGAAGACCCATTAAATGGTCATCAGTATGACGGCGTATCCAGCAAGACCTCACACTGACCAGACTTCCGGGGCTGTGAAGTCTTTGATTTGGGGCTAACATTAACCTCTATGAGGTCTGCCCCGTGACAGTATTTGGGGGAGGCGTCTGCTCTTCCTCACGTAGACTGTCGTATATTGAGAAGCTTACACCTGGTGGAGCTAATCCGATATCTGCGTTTACATGCAACCTGGGGCCGTGACACCCAAATCCTTATTGCTGTAAATTACAGCAGTACATGAAATAAAACAATTTATGGTCTTattttgtctttttattttatttttttatattggaaAAAATGTAAGTACTGCTAGAAGGAGCAAACATCCCAGCAGTAGTatgaaacaagtcatgccagactaatttccttctatgatggaatcaccgaCTAGGTGGATCacagaaatgtggtagatatagtatatctcgacttcagaaaACCATTTTATAAagcatctcatactatccttatgaaAAAAagaaccaagtatgggattgataaggttatgtgtcatggttctcaatggcaagagaccatagtaaagcatacaaaaggactagctcttggaagatgggaactcgagcagtgagactatggaactctctgccgtatgatgttgtaatgagtgattcattaattaaatttaagaggggactggatacctttctggaaaagtataatattacagggtatatacactagattccttgataaggcgttgatccagggaactagtctgattgccgtatgtggagtcgggaaggaatttttttccccatggtggagttactccttgccacatggggtttttttgccttcctctggatcaacatgttagggcatgttaggttaggctatgggttgaactagatggacttaaagtcttccttcaacctcaataactatgtaactatgactgtgagctaaacctaccgcacaactaacagtggccgggtagcgtgcctacgttttatccctagacgcccagcgccagccggaggactgactgaccctagcagaggaaaatacagacctggcttacctctagagaaattttccccaaaaggcagacagtagcccccacatatattgttggtgattttagaggaaaatgacatacgaagtatgaagataggtttagcaaattgaggtccgcttactagatagtaggaagacagaaaagggaacttcacagtcagctgaaaaccctttcaaaacaccatcctgaaattactttaagactctaatatcaactcatgacaccagagtggcaatttcagctcacaagagcttccagcctcagaaatattcaaaaacagagaactggaacaaaaatgcaaaacaatcttaggactacaagtccaacttagctgatagtagtctaggagcaggaacatgcaacagaaaggcttctggtaacattgttggccggcatagaaatgactgaggagcaaggctaaatagaaactcccacatcctgatggaaacaggtgaacagaggagatgaagcacacaagttcagtaccaccagtaaccaccgggggagcccagaaaccaaattcacaacagtacccccccctcaaggagggggcaccgaaccctcaccagaaccaccagggcgatcaggatgagccctatgaaaggcacggaccaaatcggaggcatgaacatcagaggctgtcacccaagaattatcctcctgaccgtagcccttccacttgaccaaatactgaagtctccgtctggaaacacgggagtccaagatcttctcgacaacgtactccaactcaccctcaaccaacaccggagcaggaggctcaacggaaggcacaaccggtacctcatacctgcgcaacaatgaccgatggaagacattatgaatagaaaaagatgcagggaggtccaaacgaaaggacacagggttaagaatctccaatatcttgtacgggccgatgaaccgaggcttaaacttaggagaagaaaccttcatagggacaaaacgagaagacaaccacaccaagtccccaacacaaagacgaggaccagcacgacgacggcggttggcaaaatgctgagtcttctcctgggacaacttcaaattgtccaccacatgcccccaaatctgatgcaacctctccaccacagcatccactccaggacagtccgaagactccacctgaccggaagagaaacgaggatgaaaccccgaattacagaagaaaggagaaaccaaggtggcagaactagcccggttattgagggcaaactccgccaagggcaaaaaggcaacccaatcatcctgatccgcagacacaaaacacctcaaataagtctccaaggtctgattagttcgctcggtctggccattagtctgaggatggaaagcagacgaaaaagacaaatcaatgcccatcctagcacagaacgctcgccaaaatctagacacgaattgggttcccctgtcagaaacgatattctccggaataccgtgcaagcgaaccacattttgaaaaaacagaggaaccagctcggatgaggaaggcaatttaggcaaggggaccaaatggaccatcttagagaaacggtcacacaccacccagatgacagacatcttctgagaaacagggagatcagaaataaaatccatggagatgtgagtccaaggcctcttcggaataggcaaagataacaacaatccactagcccgagaacaacaaggcttggcccgagcacaaacatcacaagactgcacaaaacctcgcacatctcgcgacagggaaggccaccagaaggacctagccaccaaatccctggtaccaaagattccaggatgaccagctaacgcagaagaatggacctccgagatgactctactggtccaatcatccggaacaaacagtctaccaggcgggcaacgatcaggtctatccgcctgaaactcctgcaagacccgtcgcaagtctggggaaacagcagataatatcactccatccttaaggatacctgtaggttcagaattaccaggggaatcaggctcaaaactcctagaaagggcatccgccttcacatttttagaacccggtaggtaagaaaccacaaaattaaaccgagagaaaaataacgaccagcgcgcctgtctaggattcaggc is a window of Ranitomeya variabilis isolate aRanVar5 chromosome 2, aRanVar5.hap1, whole genome shotgun sequence DNA encoding:
- the SKIC2 gene encoding superkiller complex protein 2 is translated as MSKRDLSSVDPLDLPLSILEVGIAGRLELITDTPDPKGSTFPLSTVPHGLPPYEVDLSYEVIEQYLADPEWLSLHDFDRSRRSFPRSKNVASLYHMDISAPQTELSMERNAATGELRGISEVTIGHSGLSAQNSLSLRRPPGPPSQSVKGSTSNFPFWPGGMDEPTLEHMKATGDEEEALDFEKDLLTAPPGWTQGMSFKTPDGSRVPGVLPFTSLLGSLEDFTLGDSSEDEEEIKAKEKDKGPKAEGLPRSDSLEELGVEAISTMAPPPPVSAPAEAPQEQWAVPLNSHSPVDDFYKRIPDLAFKHPFELDTFQKKAVQCLEDGSSVFIAAHTSAGKTVVAEYAIALSLKHMTRTIYTSPIKALSNQKFRDFRITFRDVGLITGDVQLYTGASCLIMTTEILRSMLYNGSDVIRDLEWVIFDEVHYINDAERGVVWEEVLIMLPDHVNIILLSATVPNTVEFADWIGRIKKKKIYVISTSKRPVPLEHYLYTGNSQKTLNQFFLLQDATGTFQTKGYYAAVEAKKERSSRYSQTFGAKHPHGGGAGHDKGTWLSLIQSLRQRDALPVVVFTFSRTRCEQNAGALTTVDLCTAPERSEIQTYYNKCLSRLRGGDRQLPQVLHMLDLLKRGIGIHHSGILPILKEVVEMLFSRGLVKILFATETFAMGVNMPARTVVFDSIRKHDGSNFRDLTPGEYIQMAGRAGRRGLDNTGMVIILCKSDVPEMSDLHKMMMGKPTQLHSQFRLTYSMILNLLRVEALRVEDMMKRSFAEAHTQKDSKAHEQRIKVLTKTLGDMGDVECSGDLADLYDYFVTVQELVYTREMLQKKVVESINGMKCLSVGRIVIIRTDYHPWVPGVILQVSSDATNKIYTTLVLCEKKHDGTMASTPRAEKDNKMAPCPDDLLMTKVFRPEGPCDYKLLKLRSSEILMITVKTLRVHADKVLDNVARSQTPRFRNDPPGPAVSGVTQELARLADLPPGSLSALCPVNDLQLKELEVVEAVSRVKRLEGVLRGFSSPNSPRFTSQYLRLEQRSQVMDELDRLRFLTSEQSLSLLPEYQQRIDVLRTLKYIDDGGAVQLKGRVACEVCSHELLVTELVLDGALSPLNPEEIAAMLSCLVFQHKTQCEPKLTDTLKEGVKKVRELAERLALIQRECGLKDSVEDFVAQYKFGLTEVVYEWARGMPFSEIMTLTDIQEGLIVRCVQRLDEACRDVRSAARLVGDATLCAKMEAASQLIKRDIVFAASLYTQ